One region of Pogoniulus pusillus isolate bPogPus1 chromosome 19, bPogPus1.pri, whole genome shotgun sequence genomic DNA includes:
- the PASD1 gene encoding circadian clock protein PASD1 isoform X1, producing MDEDEKDRAKRASRNKSEKKRRDQFNVLIKELCTMLQGHGHPLKMDKSTILQRTIDFLQKQKEITAQTEACEIRQDWKPSFLSNEEFTQLMLEALDGFLIALTTDGIIIYVSDSVSSLLGHLPSDLVDQNILNFLPEREQSEVYKLLSPHMLMTDPVAADFLNAEKQIEFCCHLARGSLDPNEPLMYEYVKFVVDFKYFTHVPTPSCNGFESAIARAFRSATEEQICLVATVRLVTPQFLKELCNVEEPCEEFTSRHSLEWKFLFLDHRAPPIIGYLPFEVLGTSGYDYYHADDLELLARCHEHLMQFGKGKSCYYRFLTKGQQWIWLQTHYYITYHQWNSKPEFIVCTHLVVSYAEVRAERRRDLGLEESSIELASSSIKSHSSYLDVGQCGSSQDASREGVSLSSHSSRRSSHTALSDSASTSSMRHTDTSTPTRPSVPGGQAEKTALRLASAGSTQAIGTPQAPGEHPVAQLAVPSQHTVMPVYHFPTQLGMMHQLKEQLEERTRILQADIKTQQEELHVIKEQLQLVQDSNLQMLMQQPIPVVFNNVQHPSPRRPPQPPGTPKQTTAKKSQQQGLMGTKHYCSTHRPSPFLRDPCSTATQVQQQQHLMRGNQAQQTGLPGQTSISVPLYNNPMVLSQTHPIAVTAQMPTDSSERQPDYSQDRSLRMLLDQSIQAMLPTTNSSGQSTQSSASRQQGKFVAEQQILPPSIPMSPVTCGTARPPAPSPVFSPSLMIPHTSFTAHQANTPVHLHQWPQQQVQQHRLYLQMQGPEPVPGAPTPRIFQPPHTPQQNPLSYFLHPQQQGQACSLPDLHSEMQLP from the exons ATGGATGAAGATGAGAAGGACAGGGCAAAGAG GGCATCACGTAACAAAtctgagaagaagaggagagacCAGTTCAATGTCCTCATTAAAGAGCTTTGCACGATGCTACAGGGCCATGGCCACCCTCTCAAGATGGACAAGTCCACAATACTGCAGAGGACCATCGACTTCTTACAGAAACAGAaag AAAtcacagcacagacagaagCCTGTGAGATTAGACAAGACTGGAAGCCTTCATTTCTTAGCAACGAGGAGTTCACCCAGTTGATGTTAGAG GCACTAGATGGCTTTCTCATTGCTCTTACCACTGATGGGATTATTATTTATGTATCTGATAGTGTTTCATCTCTGCTTGGACACTTACCG TCAGATTTGGTGGACCAAAATATATTAAACTTTCTGCCTGAGCGGGAGCAGAGCGAAGTGTACAAGCTCCTTTCTCCACATATGCTCATGACAGATCCTGTTGCAGCTGATTTTCTGAACG CAGAAAAACAAATAGAATTTTGCTGCCATTTAGCAAGAGGCAGCTTAGATCCAAATGAACCCCTGATGTATGAGTATGTGAAATTCGTAGTGGATTTTAAGTATTTTACTCATG TGCCTACACCCTCCTGTAATGGCTTTGAGTCAGCTATTGCACGAGCTTTCAGGTCAGCCACGGAGGAGCAGATTTGCCTTGTAGCAACTGTTCGTCTTGTCACACCGCAGTTCTTAAAG GAGCTCTGCAATGTTGAAGAGCCATGTGAAGAATTTACATCAAGGCATAGTTTGGAATGGAAGTTTTTATTCTTGGACCACAG GGCTCCACCTATTATAGGATATTTACCTTTTGAGGTTCTAGGAACGTCAGGGTATGATTACTACCATGCAGATGACCTGGAGCTTCTTGCTAGGTGCCATGAACACT TGATGCAGTTTGGGAAAGGAAAGTCCTGTTACTATCGGTTCCTGACCAAAGGCCAGCAGtggatctggctgcagacacaCTACTACATCACCTACCACCAGTGGAATTCCAAGCCAGAGTTCATCGTTTGCACTCACCTGGTAGTTAG ttaTGCAGAAGTTCGAGCTGAAAGGAGGAGAGATCTTGGCCTTGAGGAGTCATCAATTGAACTGGCATCCTCTTCTATAAAG agccacagcagctacCTGGACGTGGGGCAGTGCGGCAGCAGCCAGGACGCCAGCCGGGAGGGAGTGTCGCTGTCATCCCACAGCTCCCGGCGCTCCTCGCACACGGCGCTCTCCGACTCTGCGT CCACCTCATCCATGCGACACACGGACACCAGCACACCCACACGGCCATCGGTGCCAGGGGGACAGGCAGAGAAGACAGCCCTGCGGCTGGCATCAGCTGGAAGCACTCAG GCCATAGGCACTCCTCAAGCCCCTGGTGAACATCCCGTGGCTCAGCTGGCAGTCCCCTCTCAGCACACTGTGATG CCAGTGTACCATTTTCCAACACAGCTGGGGATGATGCAtcagctgaaggagcagctggaggagaggactCGCATACTGCAAGCTGACATCAAGACACAGCAAGAAGAGCTCCATGTCAtcaaggagcagctccagctagTTCAGGACTCCAATCTGCAG ATGCTGATGCAGCAGCCCATCCCTGTCGTGTTTAACAACGTGCAGCACCCGAGTCCCAGGAGGCCACCGCAACCACCAGGGACACCCAAGCAGACCACAGCCAAGAAGTCTCAACAGCAAGGCCTTATGGGGACAAAACACTACTGCAGCACCCACCGGCCGTCACCGTTCCTCAGGGACCCCTGCAGCACGGCCACCCAG gtgcagcagcagcagcacctaatGAGAGGAAATCAAGCCCAGCAAACCGGCCTACCAGGGCAGACGAGCATTTCAGTGCCCctctacaacaaccccatggtgtTGTCACAGACACATCCCATTGCAGTGACTGCACAGATGCCAACTGACAGCAGCGAAAGGCAGCCTGACTACAGCCAGGACAGGAGCCTCAG GATGCTGCTGGATCAGTCTATCCAAGCCATGCTGCCCACCACCAACAGCAGTGGCCAGTCCACAcaaagcagtgccagcaggcagcaaggaAA ATTcgttgcagagcagcagatctTGCCTCCTTCAATACCCATGTCACCAGTCACCTGTGGCACTGCCCGACCTCCAGCCCCATCACCAGTTTTCTCCCCATCTCTGATGATCCCACACACCAGCTTCACAGCCCACCAGGCAAACACCCCAGTTCATCTCCACCAGTGGCCACAGCAACAGGTCCAGCAGCACCGTCTCTACCTTCAG ATGCAAGGTCCTGAGCCGGTGCCTGGGGCCCCAACGCCACGCATTTtccagcccccacacaccccgcAGCAGAACCCCCTGAGCTACTTCCTCCATccgcagcagcagggccaggcctgcagcctgccagacCTGCACTCCGAGATGCAGCTGCCCTGA
- the PASD1 gene encoding circadian clock protein PASD1 isoform X3, with the protein MDEDEKDRAKRASRNKSEKKRRDQFNVLIKELCTMLQGHGHPLKMDKSTILQRTIDFLQKQKEITAQTEACEIRQDWKPSFLSNEEFTQLMLEALDGFLIALTTDGIIIYVSDSVSSLLGHLPSDLVDQNILNFLPEREQSEVYKLLSPHMLMTDPVAADFLNAEKQIEFCCHLARGSLDPNEPLMYEYVKFVVDFKYFTHVPTPSCNGFESAIARAFRSATEEQICLVATVRLVTPQFLKELCNVEEPCEEFTSRHSLEWKFLFLDHRAPPIIGYLPFEVLGTSGYDYYHADDLELLARCHEHLMQFGKGKSCYYRFLTKGQQWIWLQTHYYITYHQWNSKPEFIVCTHLVVSYAEVRAERRRDLGLEESSIELASSSIKSHSSYLDVGQCGSSQDASREGVSLSSHSSRRSSHTALSDSASTSSMRHTDTSTPTRPSVPGGQAEKTALRLASAGSTQPVYHFPTQLGMMHQLKEQLEERTRILQADIKTQQEELHVIKEQLQLVQDSNLQMLMQQPIPVVFNNVQHPSPRRPPQPPGTPKQTTAKKSQQQGLMGTKHYCSTHRPSPFLRDPCSTATQVQQQQHLMRGNQAQQTGLPGQTSISVPLYNNPMVLSQTHPIAVTAQMPTDSSERQPDYSQDRSLRMLLDQSIQAMLPTTNSSGQSTQSSASRQQGKFVAEQQILPPSIPMSPVTCGTARPPAPSPVFSPSLMIPHTSFTAHQANTPVHLHQWPQQQVQQHRLYLQMQGPEPVPGAPTPRIFQPPHTPQQNPLSYFLHPQQQGQACSLPDLHSEMQLP; encoded by the exons ATGGATGAAGATGAGAAGGACAGGGCAAAGAG GGCATCACGTAACAAAtctgagaagaagaggagagacCAGTTCAATGTCCTCATTAAAGAGCTTTGCACGATGCTACAGGGCCATGGCCACCCTCTCAAGATGGACAAGTCCACAATACTGCAGAGGACCATCGACTTCTTACAGAAACAGAaag AAAtcacagcacagacagaagCCTGTGAGATTAGACAAGACTGGAAGCCTTCATTTCTTAGCAACGAGGAGTTCACCCAGTTGATGTTAGAG GCACTAGATGGCTTTCTCATTGCTCTTACCACTGATGGGATTATTATTTATGTATCTGATAGTGTTTCATCTCTGCTTGGACACTTACCG TCAGATTTGGTGGACCAAAATATATTAAACTTTCTGCCTGAGCGGGAGCAGAGCGAAGTGTACAAGCTCCTTTCTCCACATATGCTCATGACAGATCCTGTTGCAGCTGATTTTCTGAACG CAGAAAAACAAATAGAATTTTGCTGCCATTTAGCAAGAGGCAGCTTAGATCCAAATGAACCCCTGATGTATGAGTATGTGAAATTCGTAGTGGATTTTAAGTATTTTACTCATG TGCCTACACCCTCCTGTAATGGCTTTGAGTCAGCTATTGCACGAGCTTTCAGGTCAGCCACGGAGGAGCAGATTTGCCTTGTAGCAACTGTTCGTCTTGTCACACCGCAGTTCTTAAAG GAGCTCTGCAATGTTGAAGAGCCATGTGAAGAATTTACATCAAGGCATAGTTTGGAATGGAAGTTTTTATTCTTGGACCACAG GGCTCCACCTATTATAGGATATTTACCTTTTGAGGTTCTAGGAACGTCAGGGTATGATTACTACCATGCAGATGACCTGGAGCTTCTTGCTAGGTGCCATGAACACT TGATGCAGTTTGGGAAAGGAAAGTCCTGTTACTATCGGTTCCTGACCAAAGGCCAGCAGtggatctggctgcagacacaCTACTACATCACCTACCACCAGTGGAATTCCAAGCCAGAGTTCATCGTTTGCACTCACCTGGTAGTTAG ttaTGCAGAAGTTCGAGCTGAAAGGAGGAGAGATCTTGGCCTTGAGGAGTCATCAATTGAACTGGCATCCTCTTCTATAAAG agccacagcagctacCTGGACGTGGGGCAGTGCGGCAGCAGCCAGGACGCCAGCCGGGAGGGAGTGTCGCTGTCATCCCACAGCTCCCGGCGCTCCTCGCACACGGCGCTCTCCGACTCTGCGT CCACCTCATCCATGCGACACACGGACACCAGCACACCCACACGGCCATCGGTGCCAGGGGGACAGGCAGAGAAGACAGCCCTGCGGCTGGCATCAGCTGGAAGCACTCAG CCAGTGTACCATTTTCCAACACAGCTGGGGATGATGCAtcagctgaaggagcagctggaggagaggactCGCATACTGCAAGCTGACATCAAGACACAGCAAGAAGAGCTCCATGTCAtcaaggagcagctccagctagTTCAGGACTCCAATCTGCAG ATGCTGATGCAGCAGCCCATCCCTGTCGTGTTTAACAACGTGCAGCACCCGAGTCCCAGGAGGCCACCGCAACCACCAGGGACACCCAAGCAGACCACAGCCAAGAAGTCTCAACAGCAAGGCCTTATGGGGACAAAACACTACTGCAGCACCCACCGGCCGTCACCGTTCCTCAGGGACCCCTGCAGCACGGCCACCCAG gtgcagcagcagcagcacctaatGAGAGGAAATCAAGCCCAGCAAACCGGCCTACCAGGGCAGACGAGCATTTCAGTGCCCctctacaacaaccccatggtgtTGTCACAGACACATCCCATTGCAGTGACTGCACAGATGCCAACTGACAGCAGCGAAAGGCAGCCTGACTACAGCCAGGACAGGAGCCTCAG GATGCTGCTGGATCAGTCTATCCAAGCCATGCTGCCCACCACCAACAGCAGTGGCCAGTCCACAcaaagcagtgccagcaggcagcaaggaAA ATTcgttgcagagcagcagatctTGCCTCCTTCAATACCCATGTCACCAGTCACCTGTGGCACTGCCCGACCTCCAGCCCCATCACCAGTTTTCTCCCCATCTCTGATGATCCCACACACCAGCTTCACAGCCCACCAGGCAAACACCCCAGTTCATCTCCACCAGTGGCCACAGCAACAGGTCCAGCAGCACCGTCTCTACCTTCAG ATGCAAGGTCCTGAGCCGGTGCCTGGGGCCCCAACGCCACGCATTTtccagcccccacacaccccgcAGCAGAACCCCCTGAGCTACTTCCTCCATccgcagcagcagggccaggcctgcagcctgccagacCTGCACTCCGAGATGCAGCTGCCCTGA
- the PASD1 gene encoding circadian clock protein PASD1 isoform X2, translating into MDEDEKDRAKRASRNKSEKKRRDQFNVLIKELCTMLQGHGHPLKMDKSTILQRTIDFLQKQKEITAQTEACEIRQDWKPSFLSNEEFTQLMLEALDGFLIALTTDGIIIYVSDSVSSLLGHLPSDLVDQNILNFLPEREQSEVYKLLSPHMLMTDPVAADFLNEKQIEFCCHLARGSLDPNEPLMYEYVKFVVDFKYFTHVPTPSCNGFESAIARAFRSATEEQICLVATVRLVTPQFLKELCNVEEPCEEFTSRHSLEWKFLFLDHRAPPIIGYLPFEVLGTSGYDYYHADDLELLARCHEHLMQFGKGKSCYYRFLTKGQQWIWLQTHYYITYHQWNSKPEFIVCTHLVVSYAEVRAERRRDLGLEESSIELASSSIKSHSSYLDVGQCGSSQDASREGVSLSSHSSRRSSHTALSDSASTSSMRHTDTSTPTRPSVPGGQAEKTALRLASAGSTQAIGTPQAPGEHPVAQLAVPSQHTVMPVYHFPTQLGMMHQLKEQLEERTRILQADIKTQQEELHVIKEQLQLVQDSNLQMLMQQPIPVVFNNVQHPSPRRPPQPPGTPKQTTAKKSQQQGLMGTKHYCSTHRPSPFLRDPCSTATQVQQQQHLMRGNQAQQTGLPGQTSISVPLYNNPMVLSQTHPIAVTAQMPTDSSERQPDYSQDRSLRMLLDQSIQAMLPTTNSSGQSTQSSASRQQGKFVAEQQILPPSIPMSPVTCGTARPPAPSPVFSPSLMIPHTSFTAHQANTPVHLHQWPQQQVQQHRLYLQMQGPEPVPGAPTPRIFQPPHTPQQNPLSYFLHPQQQGQACSLPDLHSEMQLP; encoded by the exons ATGGATGAAGATGAGAAGGACAGGGCAAAGAG GGCATCACGTAACAAAtctgagaagaagaggagagacCAGTTCAATGTCCTCATTAAAGAGCTTTGCACGATGCTACAGGGCCATGGCCACCCTCTCAAGATGGACAAGTCCACAATACTGCAGAGGACCATCGACTTCTTACAGAAACAGAaag AAAtcacagcacagacagaagCCTGTGAGATTAGACAAGACTGGAAGCCTTCATTTCTTAGCAACGAGGAGTTCACCCAGTTGATGTTAGAG GCACTAGATGGCTTTCTCATTGCTCTTACCACTGATGGGATTATTATTTATGTATCTGATAGTGTTTCATCTCTGCTTGGACACTTACCG TCAGATTTGGTGGACCAAAATATATTAAACTTTCTGCCTGAGCGGGAGCAGAGCGAAGTGTACAAGCTCCTTTCTCCACATATGCTCATGACAGATCCTGTTGCAGCTGATTTTCTGAACG AAAAACAAATAGAATTTTGCTGCCATTTAGCAAGAGGCAGCTTAGATCCAAATGAACCCCTGATGTATGAGTATGTGAAATTCGTAGTGGATTTTAAGTATTTTACTCATG TGCCTACACCCTCCTGTAATGGCTTTGAGTCAGCTATTGCACGAGCTTTCAGGTCAGCCACGGAGGAGCAGATTTGCCTTGTAGCAACTGTTCGTCTTGTCACACCGCAGTTCTTAAAG GAGCTCTGCAATGTTGAAGAGCCATGTGAAGAATTTACATCAAGGCATAGTTTGGAATGGAAGTTTTTATTCTTGGACCACAG GGCTCCACCTATTATAGGATATTTACCTTTTGAGGTTCTAGGAACGTCAGGGTATGATTACTACCATGCAGATGACCTGGAGCTTCTTGCTAGGTGCCATGAACACT TGATGCAGTTTGGGAAAGGAAAGTCCTGTTACTATCGGTTCCTGACCAAAGGCCAGCAGtggatctggctgcagacacaCTACTACATCACCTACCACCAGTGGAATTCCAAGCCAGAGTTCATCGTTTGCACTCACCTGGTAGTTAG ttaTGCAGAAGTTCGAGCTGAAAGGAGGAGAGATCTTGGCCTTGAGGAGTCATCAATTGAACTGGCATCCTCTTCTATAAAG agccacagcagctacCTGGACGTGGGGCAGTGCGGCAGCAGCCAGGACGCCAGCCGGGAGGGAGTGTCGCTGTCATCCCACAGCTCCCGGCGCTCCTCGCACACGGCGCTCTCCGACTCTGCGT CCACCTCATCCATGCGACACACGGACACCAGCACACCCACACGGCCATCGGTGCCAGGGGGACAGGCAGAGAAGACAGCCCTGCGGCTGGCATCAGCTGGAAGCACTCAG GCCATAGGCACTCCTCAAGCCCCTGGTGAACATCCCGTGGCTCAGCTGGCAGTCCCCTCTCAGCACACTGTGATG CCAGTGTACCATTTTCCAACACAGCTGGGGATGATGCAtcagctgaaggagcagctggaggagaggactCGCATACTGCAAGCTGACATCAAGACACAGCAAGAAGAGCTCCATGTCAtcaaggagcagctccagctagTTCAGGACTCCAATCTGCAG ATGCTGATGCAGCAGCCCATCCCTGTCGTGTTTAACAACGTGCAGCACCCGAGTCCCAGGAGGCCACCGCAACCACCAGGGACACCCAAGCAGACCACAGCCAAGAAGTCTCAACAGCAAGGCCTTATGGGGACAAAACACTACTGCAGCACCCACCGGCCGTCACCGTTCCTCAGGGACCCCTGCAGCACGGCCACCCAG gtgcagcagcagcagcacctaatGAGAGGAAATCAAGCCCAGCAAACCGGCCTACCAGGGCAGACGAGCATTTCAGTGCCCctctacaacaaccccatggtgtTGTCACAGACACATCCCATTGCAGTGACTGCACAGATGCCAACTGACAGCAGCGAAAGGCAGCCTGACTACAGCCAGGACAGGAGCCTCAG GATGCTGCTGGATCAGTCTATCCAAGCCATGCTGCCCACCACCAACAGCAGTGGCCAGTCCACAcaaagcagtgccagcaggcagcaaggaAA ATTcgttgcagagcagcagatctTGCCTCCTTCAATACCCATGTCACCAGTCACCTGTGGCACTGCCCGACCTCCAGCCCCATCACCAGTTTTCTCCCCATCTCTGATGATCCCACACACCAGCTTCACAGCCCACCAGGCAAACACCCCAGTTCATCTCCACCAGTGGCCACAGCAACAGGTCCAGCAGCACCGTCTCTACCTTCAG ATGCAAGGTCCTGAGCCGGTGCCTGGGGCCCCAACGCCACGCATTTtccagcccccacacaccccgcAGCAGAACCCCCTGAGCTACTTCCTCCATccgcagcagcagggccaggcctgcagcctgccagacCTGCACTCCGAGATGCAGCTGCCCTGA
- the PASD1 gene encoding circadian clock protein PASD1 isoform X4: MLMTDPVAADFLNAEKQIEFCCHLARGSLDPNEPLMYEYVKFVVDFKYFTHVPTPSCNGFESAIARAFRSATEEQICLVATVRLVTPQFLKELCNVEEPCEEFTSRHSLEWKFLFLDHRAPPIIGYLPFEVLGTSGYDYYHADDLELLARCHEHLMQFGKGKSCYYRFLTKGQQWIWLQTHYYITYHQWNSKPEFIVCTHLVVSYAEVRAERRRDLGLEESSIELASSSIKSHSSYLDVGQCGSSQDASREGVSLSSHSSRRSSHTALSDSASTSSMRHTDTSTPTRPSVPGGQAEKTALRLASAGSTQAIGTPQAPGEHPVAQLAVPSQHTVMPVYHFPTQLGMMHQLKEQLEERTRILQADIKTQQEELHVIKEQLQLVQDSNLQMLMQQPIPVVFNNVQHPSPRRPPQPPGTPKQTTAKKSQQQGLMGTKHYCSTHRPSPFLRDPCSTATQVQQQQHLMRGNQAQQTGLPGQTSISVPLYNNPMVLSQTHPIAVTAQMPTDSSERQPDYSQDRSLRMLLDQSIQAMLPTTNSSGQSTQSSASRQQGKFVAEQQILPPSIPMSPVTCGTARPPAPSPVFSPSLMIPHTSFTAHQANTPVHLHQWPQQQVQQHRLYLQMQGPEPVPGAPTPRIFQPPHTPQQNPLSYFLHPQQQGQACSLPDLHSEMQLP; this comes from the exons ATGCTCATGACAGATCCTGTTGCAGCTGATTTTCTGAACG CAGAAAAACAAATAGAATTTTGCTGCCATTTAGCAAGAGGCAGCTTAGATCCAAATGAACCCCTGATGTATGAGTATGTGAAATTCGTAGTGGATTTTAAGTATTTTACTCATG TGCCTACACCCTCCTGTAATGGCTTTGAGTCAGCTATTGCACGAGCTTTCAGGTCAGCCACGGAGGAGCAGATTTGCCTTGTAGCAACTGTTCGTCTTGTCACACCGCAGTTCTTAAAG GAGCTCTGCAATGTTGAAGAGCCATGTGAAGAATTTACATCAAGGCATAGTTTGGAATGGAAGTTTTTATTCTTGGACCACAG GGCTCCACCTATTATAGGATATTTACCTTTTGAGGTTCTAGGAACGTCAGGGTATGATTACTACCATGCAGATGACCTGGAGCTTCTTGCTAGGTGCCATGAACACT TGATGCAGTTTGGGAAAGGAAAGTCCTGTTACTATCGGTTCCTGACCAAAGGCCAGCAGtggatctggctgcagacacaCTACTACATCACCTACCACCAGTGGAATTCCAAGCCAGAGTTCATCGTTTGCACTCACCTGGTAGTTAG ttaTGCAGAAGTTCGAGCTGAAAGGAGGAGAGATCTTGGCCTTGAGGAGTCATCAATTGAACTGGCATCCTCTTCTATAAAG agccacagcagctacCTGGACGTGGGGCAGTGCGGCAGCAGCCAGGACGCCAGCCGGGAGGGAGTGTCGCTGTCATCCCACAGCTCCCGGCGCTCCTCGCACACGGCGCTCTCCGACTCTGCGT CCACCTCATCCATGCGACACACGGACACCAGCACACCCACACGGCCATCGGTGCCAGGGGGACAGGCAGAGAAGACAGCCCTGCGGCTGGCATCAGCTGGAAGCACTCAG GCCATAGGCACTCCTCAAGCCCCTGGTGAACATCCCGTGGCTCAGCTGGCAGTCCCCTCTCAGCACACTGTGATG CCAGTGTACCATTTTCCAACACAGCTGGGGATGATGCAtcagctgaaggagcagctggaggagaggactCGCATACTGCAAGCTGACATCAAGACACAGCAAGAAGAGCTCCATGTCAtcaaggagcagctccagctagTTCAGGACTCCAATCTGCAG ATGCTGATGCAGCAGCCCATCCCTGTCGTGTTTAACAACGTGCAGCACCCGAGTCCCAGGAGGCCACCGCAACCACCAGGGACACCCAAGCAGACCACAGCCAAGAAGTCTCAACAGCAAGGCCTTATGGGGACAAAACACTACTGCAGCACCCACCGGCCGTCACCGTTCCTCAGGGACCCCTGCAGCACGGCCACCCAG gtgcagcagcagcagcacctaatGAGAGGAAATCAAGCCCAGCAAACCGGCCTACCAGGGCAGACGAGCATTTCAGTGCCCctctacaacaaccccatggtgtTGTCACAGACACATCCCATTGCAGTGACTGCACAGATGCCAACTGACAGCAGCGAAAGGCAGCCTGACTACAGCCAGGACAGGAGCCTCAG GATGCTGCTGGATCAGTCTATCCAAGCCATGCTGCCCACCACCAACAGCAGTGGCCAGTCCACAcaaagcagtgccagcaggcagcaaggaAA ATTcgttgcagagcagcagatctTGCCTCCTTCAATACCCATGTCACCAGTCACCTGTGGCACTGCCCGACCTCCAGCCCCATCACCAGTTTTCTCCCCATCTCTGATGATCCCACACACCAGCTTCACAGCCCACCAGGCAAACACCCCAGTTCATCTCCACCAGTGGCCACAGCAACAGGTCCAGCAGCACCGTCTCTACCTTCAG ATGCAAGGTCCTGAGCCGGTGCCTGGGGCCCCAACGCCACGCATTTtccagcccccacacaccccgcAGCAGAACCCCCTGAGCTACTTCCTCCATccgcagcagcagggccaggcctgcagcctgccagacCTGCACTCCGAGATGCAGCTGCCCTGA